The nucleotide window TTTTAGCTTATCGTAAAAGTCCATCACTATTTCATTTAGCGGCACGTCATATTCTAGCAGCACCCGCTCTGGCGTGATGTAGTCCATCTTAGTTTGCACGGCTCGGCGGTTATTTAAAAGCGTGATAATGTTACCTAAATACTCACTTGGAGTGATTATGGTGGCTTTTACGTATGGCTCTTTTATCACCTCTATCTTATTTACAGGTGGTAACTCGCTAGGATTTGTTACGTTTATTGCCGTTCCATCGGTTTGAATGACTTTATAGGTAACACTCGGAGCTGTGGCGATTAGGTCAAGATTAAACTCTCGCTCGAGCCGCTCTTTTATCACTTCCATATGCAGTAAGCCCAAAAAGCCCACCCTAAAGCCAAAGCCAAGTGCTGCCGAAGTCTCAGGCTCGTAGCTAATCGAGCTATCATTTAGCCGCAGCTTATCAAGCGCATCTCGCAGCTCTTCAAACCTATCCGTCTCAATCGGATAAAGCCCAGCAAAGACAAAGGGCTTAGCCCGCTCAAAGCCACCCACAGGCTCACTCGCTCTATTTTTAGCTAGCGTTATCGTATCACCCACGCTCACATCGCTTACGTTTTTTAGCCCAAGCACAATTATGCCCACTTCGCCGCTTTTTAGGCTAGCAGTCTTTATGGGTGCAAGCGGATTTGGATACATCAGATCAAGCACCATATGACGCTTATCAGTCCCCATTACCAGTACTTCATCACCCTTTTTCACCGCCCCATCATATAGGCGCACCAGAGCAAGCGCCCCCAGATAGTTATCAAACCAGCTATCATAAATGAGCGCTTTTAGGGGCTTTGCTTCGTTAGTTTTTGGTGCTGGCACTCGCTCGATTATGGCTTCAATGAGCTCCTTTATGCCCACACCAGTCTTTGCGCTTACTTCGATCGCACCGCTACAATCGATGCCGATGATATGCTCTATCTCGTCCTTTACCCGCTGCGGATCAGCTGATGGCAGGTCGATTTTATTTATCACTGGTATTATCTCAAGATTATGCTCAAGCGCGATATAGACGTTTGCGATGGTCTGCGCTTCCACGCCTTGAGTGGCATCGACTACTAGCAGCGCGCCCTCGCAGCTGGCTAGACTGCGACTTACTTCGTAGCTAAAATCCACGTGCCCTGGGGTGTCTATTAAATTTAACACATAAGGCGCGCCGTTAAGCGTATAATCAAGCCGCACGGACTGCGCTTTTATCGTTATTCCACGCTCTTGTTCTATCTCCATAGTATCCATCATCTGCTTTTTCATCAGGCGTTCTTCGATTGCGCCGCACTCGCTTATTATGCGGTCAGCCAAGGTGCTTTTGCCGTGGTCTATGTGGGCTATAATGCTAAAGTTTCGTATATTATTCATCTTTTGCTTTCGTTTAAATTTAAAGGCTTGATTTTATCAAAAAAGAGTTAAAAACTTAATAAACATGTAAGATTGCAGGTAGTTTGTGCCATTTAGCCACGCATAAATACATAGTCTTGCGCGGCTTGACGCAAAAAAGTTAGTTTAAAATTTTATCTATCGCCTTATCCCTTGTGCGGATAAACTCGGCACTTAGTGGACTATTTGGCATAATGTGCTCGTATGCGTGCAAAAAGTTAGGTAAGACAAAAAGCTGCGTTTGCACGCCGCTAGCTAAGAGCCTTCTAGCGTATTCTATGTCTTCATCAGCAAATAGATCAAGCCCGCCGACCATTATAAGCGCACGTGGCAAGCCATGTAAATCGCTGGCGTATGATGGAGAGAAATAGCCAAGCTCTTTTTGTGATAAATTCTTGCCACCCTTTAAAACCTCCCATGCAAAGCGATTTGAGCCAGCAGTCCAGATAAACTCCCCAGCTAGCGGCGATTTAGGCGCAGCTGTGGTGTAATCAAGCATAGGATAGATGAGTATCTGCGCAAGTGGGCTAAACTCACCCATATCTCTAGCGTATAGCGCAAGTGCGGCGGCTAGATTGCCCCCAGCGCTCTCGCCCATAATGGCTATGCGGCTGCTGTCTATGCCAAGCAGGGCAGCGTGGGTAAAGACATAGCTAAGCCCAGCATAAGCGTCATCTAGTTGCGCTGGAAAGGGCGCAGTAGTAGATAGGCGGTACTCCAGGCTGATGATGACGGCATTTACGCTATTTGCCAGTGCGTAAAATGCGTCACCACCACTGAGTGCTGAGCCTACTAAATATCCGCCGCCGTGGATAAAGAAAATGGCTGGCAGGGGCTTGTCACTTTTTGCGCTAGGCAGGTAAAAGTATAAGCTTACATCAGGCGCACCTGCTAGCTTTGCCTTGCGTGCAAAGTCTGGCTTGCGTGCGCTTTTTGCTTGCTCTAGCATGTAGTTTTGCCACTCTTTGACCTGTTCTAGACTTGATATGTCGCTAGCCCAGTCTTTTGCGATTGGCTTAAATTCCTGCGGGAGATACTTGAAGCTTTTAAATTCTGACGCATTTAAAAGTAGGCTAAAAAGGGCTAAAAGTAGGAGCTTTTTCATATTTTATCCTTATCTTGTGAAAATGTAAAATCAGGGGTGGGGTGGGTAAGTCCCCCATTTGATTATTAAAAGGCTCTGTTTTTGTCGGTGTCGGCTTTGCTTATATTATGCGCACAAAGGTAAAGCTTTTGTAAAATTTATTGCTATAGATCACACACTGCAAAATCAAAAGCAAGCCTTAAACTATGCTTAAACATTAACAATCCCTGCTAAAAATACCTTTGGGTGGCAGGGATAAATTTAAAGTGTGTTAAAGCTTAATCAAGCCCAAATAGCCGCGCAGCTTGCGTTTTTAGTTTGATTAAACTTCTAGCTAAAACAGGCGCAAATTTATCAAATCATTAAATATATGCGCCTGTTTAAATTTATTATTTGCTTGCGCGCTCGATATACTCCCCACGCTGTGTATCCACACGGATAACTTCGCCTTCAAGGACGTGAAATGGAATCTGCACCACTGCACCACTTTCAAGCGTGGCTGGCTTCTTGCCGCCTTGGCTGTCACCTTTGAAATTTGGCGGAGTCTCGACGATTTTTAGCTCGACAACTTGTGGGACTTCAACGCCGATGGCCTTGCCGTTGTGAAACAAAATATCCACCATCATTCCATCAATCATCCATTTTTTAACGTCCCCCACGTCCTCATCAGCAATTGCGACTTGCTCGTAGGTAACGGTGTCCATAAACTGGCAGTACTCGCCATCATCATAAAGGTATTGCATCTGCTTTTCTTCTAGATTTGGCTGTTCGCACTTATCGCCCGCGTGAAATGTCTTTTCAAGTACCTTGCCGTCTACGAATGATTTGATTTTAGCACGCACAAACGCTGCTCCCTTACCTGGTTTTACGTGCTGGTACTCCACGATTTTATACGGCACACCGTCGATTTCGATTTTTAGACCCTTTTTAAGGTCGCCCATTGAATATGAAGCCATTTTTTCTCCTTTGTTAAATTTAAAATCTGCCAAAAGCCCAAAAAGACAGTTGGCTGTTTTGCGACTTGTATTTTATAAAATCAAGCCTTAAATTACTGCGTATTTTGCCCAAATACAAGTCTCAAGTGCATTTAATGCCTCAAGTGTATGCTTATCTACGCTTTCATCGACTAGAATAACTGCAAGCGCACTACCGCCCTCGCCACGCCCTAGTCTAAAATCTGCTATGTTGATGTTTGCTTTTGCTAGTATGCTTGCAACTTGGGCGATGACGCCTGGGACGTCGTTATTTTTGAAAAATATCATCTTGCCTTTTGGCTTAAAGTCTGTTTTAAAGCCGTTTATATCGACTATACGCTGTTCTCGTTCATCAAAGACTGTTCCGCCTATGCTAATGACGTCTGTTTCGGTTGCGACTTTTACTGTGATTTTGCTTTTATAGCCGCTTTCTGGGGCGCTGTGGGCTTCTGTGATGATGCCTTTTTCATCGGCTAGAAATTTGGCATTTACATAGTTGATTTTCTCGCCTGCTATCTCTTTTAAAGCCCCAACAATGGCAAAGGTGATGAGCGAGTCTTTGTGCTCATTTATCTCTCCCTCACACTCAAGCCTGACTGATTTTATTACGCCTTTATTTAGCTGCGCAGCTAGGAAGGATATCTTGCTAGTAAGCTCTATGTAAGGCTCAAGATACGGTGGCAGGTCGTCTGCTTTGATAGGTAAATTTAAGGCATTTGGATAGGTTATACCACGAGCCGCGCTTATGGCTGCCTCCACTGCTTGTATGGCTATGTTTTTTTGTGATTCTAAGGTGTTTGCGCCAAGGTGTGGTGTAACGCTTACGTTATCTAGGTCTAAAAGGGGGTGATTAGTGGCTGGTTCTTTATTAAACACATCTATTCCAGCAAAGGCGACTTTGCCACTTTTTAGCGCCGCTTCAAGAGCTGCTTCGTTATAAAGTCCTCCACGCGCGCAGTTTATAAGCCTCACTCCATCTTTCATTTTTGCTATTTGAGCTTCGTCTATCATGTTGATAGTTTCGCTATTTTTTGGGGTGTGAATGGTGATAAAATCACAAGCCAAAATATCATCAAAATTTTTAGTGTACTCTCCGCCCATATCGATGACTTTGGCTGGGTTTATGTATGGGTCGTAGGCTATAATCTCCATGCCAAACGCCTTTGCACGGGCGGCGACTCTTGAGCCGATATTTCCAAAGCCTATAACGCCTAGCTTTTTGCCAAAAAGCTCCACGCCGTACCATTTTTCACGCTTCCAAATTCTATCTTGTTTTAAGTCGTTGTGTGCATAAACGAAGCTTCTAGCGG belongs to Campylobacter sp. 19-13652 and includes:
- the lepA gene encoding translation elongation factor 4 — encoded protein: MNNIRNFSIIAHIDHGKSTLADRIISECGAIEERLMKKQMMDTMEIEQERGITIKAQSVRLDYTLNGAPYVLNLIDTPGHVDFSYEVSRSLASCEGALLVVDATQGVEAQTIANVYIALEHNLEIIPVINKIDLPSADPQRVKDEIEHIIGIDCSGAIEVSAKTGVGIKELIEAIIERVPAPKTNEAKPLKALIYDSWFDNYLGALALVRLYDGAVKKGDEVLVMGTDKRHMVLDLMYPNPLAPIKTASLKSGEVGIIVLGLKNVSDVSVGDTITLAKNRASEPVGGFERAKPFVFAGLYPIETDRFEELRDALDKLRLNDSSISYEPETSAALGFGFRVGFLGLLHMEVIKERLEREFNLDLIATAPSVTYKVIQTDGTAINVTNPSELPPVNKIEVIKEPYVKATIITPSEYLGNIITLLNNRRAVQTKMDYITPERVLLEYDVPLNEIVMDFYDKLKSATKGYASFDYEPSDYRAGELVKLDIKVAGEAVDALSIIVPEAKAASRGRELVKAMKEIVPRQLFEVAIQASIGNKVIARENVKSMGKNVTAKCYGGDITRKRKLLEKQKEGKKRMKAIGKVHLPQEAFLSVLKID
- a CDS encoding alpha/beta hydrolase, coding for MKKLLLLALFSLLLNASEFKSFKYLPQEFKPIAKDWASDISSLEQVKEWQNYMLEQAKSARKPDFARKAKLAGAPDVSLYFYLPSAKSDKPLPAIFFIHGGGYLVGSALSGGDAFYALANSVNAVIISLEYRLSTTAPFPAQLDDAYAGLSYVFTHAALLGIDSSRIAIMGESAGGNLAAALALYARDMGEFSPLAQILIYPMLDYTTAAPKSPLAGEFIWTAGSNRFAWEVLKGGKNLSQKELGYFSPSYASDLHGLPRALIMVGGLDLFADEDIEYARRLLASGVQTQLFVLPNFLHAYEHIMPNSPLSAEFIRTRDKAIDKILN
- the efp gene encoding elongation factor P, which translates into the protein MASYSMGDLKKGLKIEIDGVPYKIVEYQHVKPGKGAAFVRAKIKSFVDGKVLEKTFHAGDKCEQPNLEEKQMQYLYDDGEYCQFMDTVTYEQVAIADEDVGDVKKWMIDGMMVDILFHNGKAIGVEVPQVVELKIVETPPNFKGDSQGGKKPATLESGAVVQIPFHVLEGEVIRVDTQRGEYIERASK
- the serA gene encoding phosphoglycerate dehydrogenase gives rise to the protein MKTIIVCDAIHEAGLELLAKESDINVINAIKVPKNELLPLLADADVAITRSSTDVDDKFIHSAKKIKAIVRAGVGVDNVDINECSRRGIIVMNVPTANTIAAVELTMAHLLTAARSFVYAHNDLKQDRIWKREKWYGVELFGKKLGVIGFGNIGSRVAARAKAFGMEIIAYDPYINPAKVIDMGGEYTKNFDDILACDFITIHTPKNSETINMIDEAQIAKMKDGVRLINCARGGLYNEAALEAALKSGKVAFAGIDVFNKEPATNHPLLDLDNVSVTPHLGANTLESQKNIAIQAVEAAISAARGITYPNALNLPIKADDLPPYLEPYIELTSKISFLAAQLNKGVIKSVRLECEGEINEHKDSLITFAIVGALKEIAGEKINYVNAKFLADEKGIITEAHSAPESGYKSKITVKVATETDVISIGGTVFDEREQRIVDINGFKTDFKPKGKMIFFKNNDVPGVIAQVASILAKANINIADFRLGRGEGGSALAVILVDESVDKHTLEALNALETCIWAKYAVI